The Clostridium sp. DL-VIII DNA window TGACCACCAGGAACCTCGTATGTATTACGTTCTTTATGTTTACAAAAAACCCACTTATCATTGTGTTTTGCAACAATTACAGCAAACTTTAGCAAACTATCTTCAACACTTTTGTAAAAATTCACTTTCATAATATAATTCCCCCCAATTGCTTCATCATACTACAATACTATAGTAAATACAAAATCTTATTGCTATACATTTTAAGAAAATTGCACATTGCAATCTATTTCTAAATTATAATTCATTATTTAATTTGTTCTAATTTAAAAACTACTGGTCTAATTCCATCTGTGCAACATATTATTTTGATTTTTGAATTCTTATACCACGTATTATCTATATCTTTACCTCCTGCCAAAACATTAACTGAAGAATAAATATCTTGCCAAGCATAAGGACAAAAACCGTTTGGCATTTTTGCTCCACCTTCATAAATAAATTCATTATCAATCTCTAATTCAGGACAAGCACCAGTGGAACCCCCTTCTATCAAATATTCATCTGCATAATCTCGGTAAAATTCTTTTTTCAGCACAGTAATTTTTACCCTCATCTAAACCTCCATTATTACTATCAAATTCTTATTTATTATTAATCATATTTTGCCATTCTACGTTAATCATAGCATATTTAGAAAAGATAGTATTATTAAATTTTTAAAGAACATTTCTTAATTTAAAATACACTTTCTACATTAGGTGCAGCTTCACCGAGTATTAGAATTGCATATTAAAAAATTGCAAATTTAATTTCTTGAATAATACGATTTTACAATTTGCTATTTATTTTCATTCGTTCATGATATACGAATGTTATGAATTATCTTTATTCCTATAAATTTTGACTAAAAAATATATATTGTATATTATTCCTATGATTATGGGTATTAACGGATAATTATATATTGTATATAATTTATGTAAGCTACCATGTATAACATCAATCTTCAAACTTAAAAGTGAGTATTCGACACTATTTATATTTAGTGTTTCCGCAATATACTCAGGTTTATAAAGAGCTTGGTTCACATCTCTCATAAAATTTACAGTTGTTAGTATAGTAAAAACTAGAATATATAAATTTCTGCTTATAACTCGTAAACTTAATTTGTTATTCATCATTAAACATCCCTTCATAATTCAATAATATAAATTATATTTTATAATTATAAATAATAATCAAAATTAATATTTTTCTTTGACTATACTTACCATTATATACTTATTGTACTACAAATTGTAAATGTAGGATTATTCAATTTTTAAAGAACATCTTTTTAATTTGCTGCGTGAAATCTACATCTTGAATATTTATTTTAAAATTTGACATACTACTAATGAAATATTTTTTAATAATCGTATTGCAAAAAATAACTAATGAGTTCCTCTTTGCAGGAGCTTATTTGTGGTTTGCTTCAAACATAGATGTTCAGTTACTTGGTAAAGGCGTGAAATTTATCTTATTCCTTAATTTGATTTCTTTATTATAATGTTTTGATAGTTAGAAGGTAAATCTAAATAATAACTTTTAATATGCTCAAACTTTTCAATTGTAACTTTATCTCCACCTTCTATTTTTAAAGTAATATAATCATCCCCAATATTAAGATGAGGTCCAATATAAGAATCTACTTCAAGTTTTAACCTAAAAGAAAAGGATCTATATCCCATTAGCCTGTCAGCATTTAACACATGAACATAATATGGTGCGACAATTGGCGGTTCTGTCAAGAAATTTTTGTAATAGTCATCCACAGACTTTTGAATATCTGGGAGGAGTAGTGAAACAAAGATATCTTGATATAATTCTTCTATTGACTGTTTTGTTGGGTTAAATATACTGTATGAATTTGATAAATTGTTTTGCGTAGATTTAATCCTTGCTCCATCTGAACCTATGATATATCCATTAATGGTTGTATCATGTACCATATAACCATCTTGTCCAAAATAATACCATTTTCCATCAATCTCTTTCCAACCTACTGACCATGAACTTCCTTCGGTATTCCACCAACCATTTGAATCTTTTTTCCATTCCGCACTTGTCCCTATTGGATTTAATGCCAATACCGAAACCACTAATAATAATGAACTTACTATTAATTTTATTATTTTCATTTTTTATTTACCCTCACTCCATTTTTATTTCTGCACCATTTTTTACTATTACGTTTTATTTTAGAATTGAGTAATAAAAAATATCGCAATATTGATTTCTCGGAATAATGTGATATCTCAAGCTGCTATTTATTTTTGTATGCATAACAGTAATAGCATTCTTTTAGGCATTTTACTTCACGTCTCTCATAATTCAAGGCTTCGTATTTCTACTACTTAAAATTATTTATTAACATTTTCTCAATCTTAGTTAATTTTGAAAAAATATAAATCTTATCTAATATTTTGAGAATAGGTTTTTCTTTTTTAATATTGCTTAAGTATAAACATCTGGCATCAAATGGGCTAATTGAAACTTCTAACATTACATCTGTGATGCCCTCTATTTCTTTATCTATTTGTTTTTGTCTTATAAAATACAAAAATTTTTCTAATGCTTCTTCCTTAACTTCTGTTTCAATAATAGATTTATAATATTGTACCGCTCTTGAATCAGTAGTCACCTTAACTTTGTATCTAAGACTTTCATAGGATGTAGTAACTCTCTTTTCCATTTTGTCTAGAATTTCATTCAAGTTATCATCCTCTTTGTATTGTGTTAAACTAATACCACTCGATATCATTACATTGATTTCCACCCTCAATTCTATACGGCAATCAAATTCTAAAATTAAAGAACCATCTTGTTTCTTCTTAAACAAATCTAAAAAATATTCCATTGCCTCATTTCTATCATAGGTCTGTAATTTAACATCTTCGTATCGCTTAAGGCCTTGGAAGTCATATACAATCTTATAGTACGGTCTAGATTTTCTTATCATATTTTGCATCCCCTATATTAATAATAAGTTTCATTTATTATTTCATAAACATTTATTTTCATATAGATTATTATTCAAATTCATCCAATCGCTACAAATTTAGTACTGTACAAGTTAGTTCTATAAAAATATATTTTACCATCATATATTAATAATAACATATACTGCAAATGCTACATTATCCACTTTCCAAAGAACATAATTTATATTAATTGCTTCGTTAAATACTAAAACTACTACCGATGCTTCTTTAAATGAATTAATACTTAACTCACCAGTATGAGATTTACTAAAGCTTTGAATATTTATGCTGTTTAAATCCCTTAAATTATAAGGCATTAACTAATTATAATAAACTTACAAAGTTAAAAATCAAACGCACAAACAACCTCTTCACCTTTCCCTATTACTGGATCTCCTTCAGTAAGCCTTATCATATCATCATTTTCATCTTCATCAATAACACTAATTTCATTATTCTTTTCTTTTTTCTTAGGTTTACTTTTATTTCTTACCTTCTTATTATCTAAGGAAGTTACTACATAATCAGTTGAAGCTTCTTTGCCTTTACAATTTTCCATATTTAATTTTTGAGTTTTTTCATTCTTTGTTTCCGTTTTATCTATATTACAGCTATCTGTAGCTAAGTTTGCCTTTGTTTCCTGGCAGCTTTTATTATAAGTATTAATGGCATTTTTATTATTTATAATATCATTTTTTATATCAATTACCTTATTATCCTTATGTTTATTATCACCTTCAACATTGGCATTATATTCAAAGCTGCTATCTTGCTGTTCTTTTTCATTATCTCCAGCTTGTTCTGCCTTATCATTATTTTGGACTTTTTCTCTTGGCTTAATATTTTGGTGCTTTGCAAAATTTTTTACTTTATATACTTTATCGTGAGTAAGTTCAACCATTTCTAAATCTATGAAAGTTTTTACAGCTAATTCTATTTCAGATACTTCTCTATTGAACTCTATCGCCAAAGTCTCTAAAGTATATGGTATATTTCTAGATAAAAATAATTCTCCTTCTAAATTTACCTTACCTGCTAAAATTACAAGCCTGGTCCAAACATAATTTATAAGATCTCTTTTTTCCATTCTATCTATTATTTTAAACTTTGTATCTTCATACATATTTACATTGAATTTAACACATTTTCTTTCTCTCATTTTTAACACACTCCTATATAAATAAATTATCTATATAGGATATATGATCAAAAATGAAAGTTACTAATATAAATCAAAAAATTTTATATGTTTTACCATATAAATTAACTCTTAAAATAATTATTTATCAAACAACTGCTCCATTATCACATTTATTTCCCCACGCATCAATTAGATCATCATTTTTATAAATACAAATAATTTCACAATTATTTGCGCATTTTCCACACTCTACACCTCTAGTTTCAAAATTCATTTCTACTATATCAAAATCAAAATCCTGTTCTTTTCCTGAATTTTTTGCAAGTATTGCTACTCCTAGGGCTCCCATTAAATGTGCATACTTATCAACATAAATTTTTTCACCTGTTTCTTCTTCAAATGCTTTTATTACTCCGATATTTTTACTAACCCCACCTTGAAATACAATTGGTGATTTTATTCTTTTTCCTTTTCCAACATTATTTAAATAATTGGTAACAACAGCTCTACATAGTCCAGCTACAATGTCTTCTTTTTTATATCCTATTTGAGCTTTATGCACTAAATCAGATTCAGCAAAAACAGTGCATCTAGCAGCTATTCTAGTTGGTTTTTTTGATTTTAGTGCAAATTCTCCAAACTGCTCTACCTTAAGTCCAAGCCTTTCTGCTTGGGAGGATAAAAAAGAGCCTGTTCCTGCTGCACATAAAGTATTCATTGCATAATCAACTACTATCCCATCTTCTATTAAAATAATTTTGGAATCCTGCCCCCCAATTTCAAAAATTGTTCTTACATCAGGATAAATAGAAATTGTTCCAATTGCATGTGCTGTAATTTCATTCTTAATAACTTGTGCATTTAAAATCGTTCCTATTAACTTTCTTGCTGAACCAGTTGTTCCTACCGCTTTGACTTTAATATTTTTTCCTTCAACTTGTTTTTTCAAGTCATGAATTACTTCTTCTACGGCATTAATAGGATCCCCTTCCGTCCAAATATACTTTTCTGCTATTATTTTATTATTTTCGTTCACTATTACACCTTTTGTAGATATAGAACCTATATCTACTCCTAAATAACATTTATCCACTTTTCTTTCTCCTTTTTCATCATAAGCATGTCATAAAATGCTTCTAATCTTGTTTTTATTCCAGTTTCAGAGGTTTGTGAATCAAAACTAAAATACAATACTGGCATTTTATAATCATTACTTATGTTTTGTAATATTGGCATTGCATTAACTTCTGGCGTACAGCCAAATGGTTTTACATGTATGACACCATCATATCCTGCTTCTGCCAACTGTTTTGTTCGTGCTACGCTGTCAGTACCATCAGCCCCTATGGCATATTTTAAATATTTGCCAGAAATCTTAATTAATTCTTTTTCTTTCGGATGATTTTTAAATAAATATGTAACTGTTATAAACCTTTTTACTTCAATTCCTTTTTTAGCTAACTCCTTTTCAACAAAATAAGTGCTAAATGGTTCCATTGAAGTATATAATTCTCCAACAATACCAACTCTAATTGGATTTTTAGGCTTATTAATTTCTAAATTTCTAAATAATGTATTATATTTTCCATATATTTTATGTATATCCCTAAAGCTTTTGACCGTTTTTATTTTACTAAAAAAATCTTTTTGTAACCGCTCAAAGCTTCCTTTCACAACTTCAAATCCTATATTTTCTCTAATATACTCTTCTATTGCATCTATTTTTTCAACAATTTTTAGGGTGAGCATAAAATAATAAGCAAACTTTGAAAAAGAAAGTTTTGTATTTAGCTTTGCAAATGTACTATATGCTGAAAAAGGATTTACATGATCAGTATCTAAAATACTTAAAAATTCAAAGTCATAACCTAAATCTCTCAATATTTGTTCTTGTACTTCTCCATAATAACCAAACCTGCAGCCTCCACCAGCCTGTATTAAAAAATTCGCACCTTTTTCTAATGCTTCTATGTAATTTCCTAGATTATACTTAAAAGGAACACAAACAAAATCCGGACTATATTTTGAACCTAACTCTAAAGTTCTTTTGGTTATTGGGGGGGATATTAATATTTTCATATTTAATGTATGCTTTATTAAAAATTCTATTGCAATATAATAATTTCCCATATGTGGGAAACTAATTATTCTTTCTTTATTGACCATTTCTTACTTCCTTCCTATTTTTCTTTTCTCTAATAATATCAATAAAACTTTCTATCCTCGTATGCAATCCTGCTTCTCCCTGCAATTCGTCTAGTATAATATTTGTCATAGGTATTCCTTTAACTTTTCTAATGCATAACTCATTTACCAGAGAGTCTGGTCCACATGGAAATGTAGAAATAAATATAATTCCATCAATCTTGTTTAAATAATATTCAATTGCACCTATTAATTCTTTGTTATATGTCCAATATAGGGTATTTGAAATTGCTTTTGACTTTTGAGATGTTTGTTTCTTATCAGCTACATCTGCGTAAATAGGTACAACCTCAAAGCTCTCTAAATATTTAACTATTGGATATCCTAAAAATCTATCATATATATTATATGGATGTGAAACTATTAGCATTTTCATTTTGTCAGTGTTATTTAACAACTGCTCTTGCTCTTTAGATCTCTTCTGCTCATAAAAGTTATAAGCTTTTCTAGCTTTTAAATATGCTCGTAATACAGTTATAGGATTTTCTCCTAATATTTTGCCCATTTTCATAAATGCTTTAAGCTCACCTTCATTTTCTTTTACATCTATGTTATAGTCTAAAAATTTTACATTTTTAAATGTATTATTTACAATATCGTACATTGCATTAAATTTCGTGCAAACAGCTTCCTTTTTACCAAAGTTAACAATCCTAGGAATTAGTATATAATCAACTTTATCAATTAGATAATGTACATGCCCCATATAAATCTTAGCCGAAAGGCAGCTTTCATCTATTGAATTAGTTACACCGTCCTTTAATATCTGTTTATTTGTTTCAGGACTTATTAAAATTTTACATCTTAATTCCTTAAAAAAAGTTTCCCATAAATTTTTGTATTTATAATATAAAAATGCTCTTGGTATTCCTATTACAATATTTTCTTTCACAACACTCATCCTTTCAACGAATATAACACAATAGTGATTTTAACCAAAAGAAAATAAACTTATTCAAGAATCTGACACCCTAACACTATATACAAAAATAAAGCACTAAAAATTTACTAATATATGAACTACTCCTTCATCATCTTTTTCATAATCTGTGCTTGATTCAAACTCATGATTACGATTTTCTTCCACATGTTCATTGCTATTGTTATAAATATTTTTATATTTTTCATGATTACCATATCTATCGTATCCCATTTTGATTCCTCCTAAGTTTGTAATAATAAAATCTAGCCATTACATATTTATGTGAAGGAAAAGTAGTAATATATTTTGCATTTATTATTAATTAACCAAAAATAAAGAATTATGACCACAATCTATAAGTTTATTCCTTGAGGATAATAAAATAAGTTATATGGATCATATTTTTCTTTTACGGTTTTTAACCAAGCTACGTTATTCCCAAAATAATTATATAAGTAATTAGGTATATTAATATCACAATAATTAAGGTATCCAAAGCCTGCATATGGAAGTAATGATTTTCTTAAATTATTTACCCATTTAATTGTCACATCAGCATAAATACTACATTCAAGATTCCATTCGGCATCAATTTGTATTAATACCTTGGCACCTCTATGAGGATAAGCACTAGATAAATATTTATTTTCTGCAATCTTTCCTCCTAATAGGAGAAGTCCAATTTCTATGGTTGGCTTTATAGGTGGTGCATTATCTAAATAGTCAAATAGTATTTGACAAGGTTCTTTTCCTAATTTCTCATATGCAAATAATCCTGTAATCTTAAATCCTTTTGGTGCAGGCACCAAATCTGGATATTCCTGTACATATTCCTTAAAACCAATATGCTTTGTTGTATAATTCATTTTATTAGGAACTTTTAATATAACGTCTAAAGCTTCTTTCATTTCTTTTTCTGTGCTTCTTAAGCCTAATCCATATAGCCCAATAGTATCTTTATTTATAGAAATCCTGATCGTATACCTATTATCTAAATATTCCCCTACCTTTTGAAACGCTTGAATTACTTCATATCTTCTCTCTTTAGGCCATTCAGCAGTCAATTCTGTTACTTTATAGGCCGGATATACTTTAAAAGTCATTGATACCACTACCCCAAAATTGTTACTCCCTGCTCCTCTTAATGCAGCAAGTAAATCTTGATTTTGATATGAATTAGCAGTTATTATACTACCAAAAGCATCTACTATTTGTGCTTCTATCAAATTATCGCATGCTAATCCATATTGCCTTTGTAGAAAGCCAACTCCTCCTCCTAATGTAATTCCTGAAACACCAACAGATCCACAACTTCCTCCAGCAAATGCAAATCCAAACTTGGCTATCTTTTTATAAAGTTGATCTAGATTATATCCTGCACCTATTCTTATATAGCCTTCATTAGTATCTATTTCAAAATTAAGTAAATTAGAAACATCTATCACAACGACATCATCTCCGACAGAAAATGATTCATAGTTATGACCACTACTTCTACAACGTATATTTAAACCTTGCTTTCTCCCCCAATTTACTGCATTAACTACATCTATTACATTACTAGGGTATACTATTACCATTGGATAGTAACTAAAATATAAATTTTCATCCCTGCGAACAAGATTATAACTCTTGTCAGCTTTAGTTATAATAATTCCTGTTAACTCCTCTATCATATTAATCTCCTCCATCAATATTAACCACATATTATACATCACATATAATGTTATAATATATGGAAATAGCTTAGGAAGCATTCTTAATATATTTATTCTCGACCTACAAGGCCTTTGCAAAACAAAAAAGCACATCCATATACTTCAATTCATATATAAATGCGCCTTTTCTCATTTATTTAATTTTATCGCCACTTATCGCTACTTTATCGTTATTATTCTTTTTTATGATAACCTTAAATAACATCCCTGTCTCCATGAAAATAGGTTCTTCAAGACCTACATCAGTACGAGATTTTATAATCATTTTTATACCTGTGCCCCATTCTCGATAAAATTAATTTCCTTGAAAAAAGGAATAAGCACACTAAATAAAGACATACTAAGTATCTATAACCTAATCTGCCTTTATAGCTGGCTTTGCAAATTAGAATTTATGTTTTACGAATCAATATACATTCTGACAACATTTCCCCTTCAATTATATAAGTATCGATCAAATCGAAGCTTTTCTTACAGACAAATTCTACATATTCATCAGATTGCCATTGGTGAAAAGTATGGAATCCAATCATCTCCATCAAACAAATTCGTATTTTATTAATTCTTCCTTAATATACAAATGTCGGTGCAATAAGCAATCCTCCTTTTTTAGTACACGTCGAATTTCTGTTAGTGCCTTATCAGAATTAGGCATAATATGAAGAGCATTTGCAATTTCTATAAAGTATTTTCAATCAGTCTTTTAATCTCTACCTTTGGTAAGAAGCCTACAAATTGATTCACCTTTTCATTATTTTTAAAGACAACCACTGTGGGTATATTTGAAATGCGATATTTATCTGCTAACTCCACACTTTTATCTACATCTACTTTTATAAAATTGACTTTCCCTTTCATTTGCTCTGATAACTCTTCAAGAATCGGTGCTATCATTTTACAAGGTCCGCACCAGGTTGCAAAAAAATCTACAACCGTAACTCCACTTTTTATTTCATTTCCGAATTCATTATTATCTACTATTTTCATATTATATTCCTCCATTTTCCTTTATCAGTGCTATAGATTATTGACGGATAAAATTTGTAAGTATCTTATCTTCTTTTTCTGGGGCTTCTATATTATCTTTTCCATACTCAACAAGTTTAAGCAGCCAAGCCATATTTTTAGCTAAGGTCCTCATTATTTGAACCCCTTCTTCATCCTGTATAACTTCTCCTGGAGTTGTGCCATGAATAACGTTCCAGTATCTTGATGATGGCATTAACATCT harbors:
- a CDS encoding phage replisome organizer N-terminal domain-containing protein — its product is MRERKCVKFNVNMYEDTKFKIIDRMEKRDLINYVWTRLVILAGKVNLEGELFLSRNIPYTLETLAIEFNREVSEIELAVKTFIDLEMVELTHDKVYKVKNFAKHQNIKPREKVQNNDKAEQAGDNEKEQQDSSFEYNANVEGDNKHKDNKVIDIKNDIINNKNAINTYNKSCQETKANLATDSCNIDKTETKNEKTQKLNMENCKGKEASTDYVVTSLDNKKVRNKSKPKKKEKNNEISVIDEDENDDMIRLTEGDPVIGKGEEVVCAFDF
- a CDS encoding acyl-CoA dehydratase activase-related protein, which produces MKENIVIGIPRAFLYYKYKNLWETFFKELRCKILISPETNKQILKDGVTNSIDESCLSAKIYMGHVHYLIDKVDYILIPRIVNFGKKEAVCTKFNAMYDIVNNTFKNVKFLDYNIDVKENEGELKAFMKMGKILGENPITVLRAYLKARKAYNFYEQKRSKEQEQLLNNTDKMKMLIVSHPYNIYDRFLGYPIVKYLESFEVVPIYADVADKKQTSQKSKAISNTLYWTYNKELIGAIEYYLNKIDGIIFISTFPCGPDSLVNELCIRKVKGIPMTNIILDELQGEAGLHTRIESFIDIIREKKNRKEVRNGQ
- a CDS encoding FAD-binding oxidoreductase; this translates as MIEELTGIIITKADKSYNLVRRDENLYFSYYPMVIVYPSNVIDVVNAVNWGRKQGLNIRCRSSGHNYESFSVGDDVVVIDVSNLLNFEIDTNEGYIRIGAGYNLDQLYKKIAKFGFAFAGGSCGSVGVSGITLGGGVGFLQRQYGLACDNLIEAQIVDAFGSIITANSYQNQDLLAALRGAGSNNFGVVVSMTFKVYPAYKVTELTAEWPKERRYEVIQAFQKVGEYLDNRYTIRISINKDTIGLYGLGLRSTEKEMKEALDVILKVPNKMNYTTKHIGFKEYVQEYPDLVPAPKGFKITGLFAYEKLGKEPCQILFDYLDNAPPIKPTIEIGLLLLGGKIAENKYLSSAYPHRGAKVLIQIDAEWNLECSIYADVTIKWVNNLRKSLLPYAGFGYLNYCDINIPNYLYNYFGNNVAWLKTVKEKYDPYNLFYYPQGINL
- a CDS encoding acyl-CoA dehydratase activase; protein product: MDKCYLGVDIGSISTKGVIVNENNKIIAEKYIWTEGDPINAVEEVIHDLKKQVEGKNIKVKAVGTTGSARKLIGTILNAQVIKNEITAHAIGTISIYPDVRTIFEIGGQDSKIILIEDGIVVDYAMNTLCAAGTGSFLSSQAERLGLKVEQFGEFALKSKKPTRIAARCTVFAESDLVHKAQIGYKKEDIVAGLCRAVVTNYLNNVGKGKRIKSPIVFQGGVSKNIGVIKAFEEETGEKIYVDKYAHLMGALGVAILAKNSGKEQDFDFDIVEMNFETRGVECGKCANNCEIICIYKNDDLIDAWGNKCDNGAVV
- the trxA gene encoding thioredoxin; amino-acid sequence: MKIVDNNEFGNEIKSGVTVVDFFATWCGPCKMIAPILEELSEQMKGKVNFIKVDVDKSVELADKYRISNIPTVVVFKNNEKVNQFVGFLPKVEIKRLIENTL
- a CDS encoding TIGR04076 family protein translates to MRVKITVLKKEFYRDYADEYLIEGGSTGACPELEIDNEFIYEGGAKMPNGFCPYAWQDIYSSVNVLAGGKDIDNTWYKNSKIKIICCTDGIRPVVFKLEQIK
- a CDS encoding 2-hydroxyacyl-CoA dehydratase, with amino-acid sequence MVNKERIISFPHMGNYYIAIEFLIKHTLNMKILISPPITKRTLELGSKYSPDFVCVPFKYNLGNYIEALEKGANFLIQAGGGCRFGYYGEVQEQILRDLGYDFEFLSILDTDHVNPFSAYSTFAKLNTKLSFSKFAYYFMLTLKIVEKIDAIEEYIRENIGFEVVKGSFERLQKDFFSKIKTVKSFRDIHKIYGKYNTLFRNLEINKPKNPIRVGIVGELYTSMEPFSTYFVEKELAKKGIEVKRFITVTYLFKNHPKEKELIKISGKYLKYAIGADGTDSVARTKQLAEAGYDGVIHVKPFGCTPEVNAMPILQNISNDYKMPVLYFSFDSQTSETGIKTRLEAFYDMLMMKKEKEKWINVI
- a CDS encoding DUF3888 domain-containing protein codes for the protein MKIIKLIVSSLLLVVSVLALNPIGTSAEWKKDSNGWWNTEGSSWSVGWKEIDGKWYYFGQDGYMVHDTTINGYIIGSDGARIKSTQNNLSNSYSIFNPTKQSIEELYQDIFVSLLLPDIQKSVDDYYKNFLTEPPIVAPYYVHVLNADRLMGYRSFSFRLKLEVDSYIGPHLNIGDDYITLKIEGGDKVTIEKFEHIKSYYLDLPSNYQNIIIKKSN